One region of Vibrio cidicii genomic DNA includes:
- a CDS encoding efflux RND transporter periplasmic adaptor subunit produces the protein MRKPLIKRTLLNSSVLLATIGLLVGCNQAVSETTALTVKPVKLLSVNDLMTSSADSFLAQIDATKRAQLSFQVAGQIDALTVRMGDEVQQGELLARLDQADLQLQLDAASAQYALAQTQWQRAQSLYHKKLISTDVYDQAETAFTAARAAYEQAKTDLSYAMLKAPFNGVVSYTYVKPNQVVAAKQQILNLIDNSSLDVSFTIPVSYVEENGLDKLKNLPMWVTMDSEPDKPIPAQFKEITTRPDADTNSYTAIVTMTRPQDRNLLSGMTGQVSIGKANITPYLTLPEAAWVSKKGSQGDVWLVDAENQQLKKVTLSLNANGDVISGLNRQDRVVIAGVENLAEGQVVKAWQREEGI, from the coding sequence GTGCGAAAACCTTTGATAAAACGCACTTTGCTCAATAGCAGTGTGCTTTTAGCTACGATTGGCTTGCTTGTTGGGTGTAATCAGGCTGTTTCTGAAACGACGGCGTTGACGGTGAAACCTGTAAAACTTTTGTCGGTGAACGATTTGATGACAAGTTCGGCGGACAGTTTTCTTGCGCAAATTGATGCGACCAAACGAGCGCAACTCTCTTTTCAAGTTGCGGGTCAAATTGATGCATTGACTGTGCGTATGGGCGATGAAGTACAACAAGGAGAGCTGTTAGCCAGATTGGATCAAGCCGATCTGCAGTTGCAGTTGGATGCGGCGAGTGCGCAATACGCACTGGCGCAAACACAGTGGCAAAGAGCACAAAGCTTGTATCACAAAAAGCTCATTAGTACTGATGTTTATGATCAAGCGGAAACCGCATTTACCGCGGCGAGAGCAGCCTATGAACAGGCAAAAACGGATCTCAGCTATGCGATGTTGAAAGCGCCTTTTAATGGCGTGGTTTCCTATACCTATGTCAAACCCAATCAGGTGGTCGCGGCCAAGCAGCAAATCCTTAACTTGATCGACAACAGTTCGTTAGACGTTTCGTTTACCATTCCTGTTTCCTATGTTGAGGAAAATGGCCTAGACAAGCTGAAAAACCTGCCGATGTGGGTGACGATGGACAGCGAACCCGATAAACCTATCCCGGCTCAATTCAAAGAGATCACCACGCGACCTGATGCTGACACCAACAGCTACACGGCGATTGTGACCATGACTCGCCCGCAAGATAGGAACTTGCTCAGTGGGATGACAGGGCAAGTTTCGATTGGTAAAGCGAATATCACTCCGTACTTAACTTTGCCAGAAGCGGCTTGGGTGTCAAAGAAAGGCTCGCAAGGTGACGTTTGGCTGGTGGATGCAGAGAACCAACAATTGAAAAAGGTGACATTGTCACTCAACGCAAACGGGGATGTCATTTCGGGGTTGAACCGTCAAGATCGCGTGGTGATTGCGGGAGTGGAAAATCTTGCCGAAGGGCAGGTTGTCAAAGCGTGGCAACGTGAGGAAGGGATCTAA
- a CDS encoding TetR/AcrR family transcriptional regulator: protein MSERKQGRRSAEAAEQTKCEILKIAADMFATLGFERVSLRNISERAGVSHSLIRHHFGSKEKIWQEISDALDDYLQTYITELIGEISQQNSDCAQQIYQFLVRMCAFTLVHKQPIQLIADAVRQDDNALLEYFLRSKDEFAAAFEPLYTQYNLRHPEKPICMWEMKWQMLLHAHGACSLTPFLGETWPDISDADTLLLKHWELFNQQIARQLNIHQDKMIHPSKLDEIVIEVACRLSQPSQ, encoded by the coding sequence ATGTCAGAAAGAAAACAAGGTCGTCGTAGCGCTGAAGCGGCAGAGCAAACCAAATGCGAGATCCTCAAAATCGCGGCAGATATGTTTGCAACCCTCGGCTTTGAGCGCGTTTCGTTACGCAATATCAGCGAGCGAGCGGGGGTCTCGCACAGCCTGATCCGCCATCATTTCGGTAGCAAAGAGAAAATTTGGCAAGAGATCAGTGACGCTTTGGATGACTATCTACAAACCTACATTACCGAGTTGATTGGGGAGATTTCGCAGCAGAATAGCGATTGTGCGCAGCAAATTTACCAATTTTTGGTGCGCATGTGTGCGTTTACGTTAGTACACAAACAGCCAATCCAGCTGATTGCCGATGCGGTTCGCCAAGACGACAACGCGCTATTGGAGTATTTCCTACGTTCCAAAGACGAGTTCGCTGCCGCGTTTGAGCCGCTTTACACCCAATACAATTTACGCCATCCTGAAAAACCGATCTGCATGTGGGAAATGAAATGGCAAATGTTACTGCATGCCCATGGCGCATGCAGTTTAACGCCATTTCTTGGCGAAACCTGGCCGGACATCAGTGACGCCGATACGCTTTTGCTCAAACATTGGGAACTGTTTAACCAGCAGATCGCTAGACAACTCAATATTCATCAGGACAAAATGATCCACCCCAGCAAACTGGATGAGATTGTAATTGAAGTGGCTTGCCGCCTCAGTCAACCCTCACAATGA
- a CDS encoding trypsin-like serine protease — translation MFSIISLSRCSLLAATMLASALLSAQSLPQTRVVNGSVVSVSDYPSIASLYYDSLEYNGIYYSGPYCGASILDPLHVLTAAHCVTGSASLPLFMVVVPQLQDERQYPFGNIQRLRVSEIYYPDSFIDSSQVLFPDDIAVLKLATAMNIDAINDVIVRPSDESYRSADQPFFTVGHGNTQTNDDSETRLLAASLNYVANDLCAATFSAGRYLTSKQICFDGNYSSVSQLKNSTCHGDSGGPVYWNNNGTLVQVGLTSFGPQICGDPQWPVTSVFTEIQDYSTWIDRVLSGKETAKIVITEQMRVDYLNGDYVPEGANTTAGLDAALASQRKGGALGVGLLVCLLLCWLRNVTAWRRRFAPFSL, via the coding sequence ATGTTTTCTATCATTTCTTTATCCCGTTGTTCGCTGCTTGCCGCAACCATGCTGGCATCGGCGCTGCTGTCCGCACAATCTTTACCGCAAACTCGTGTGGTCAATGGCAGTGTCGTAAGTGTTTCCGATTACCCTTCGATTGCCAGTCTTTACTACGACTCGCTCGAATATAACGGTATCTATTATTCAGGCCCCTATTGCGGAGCGAGTATTCTCGATCCTTTGCATGTATTAACCGCAGCGCACTGCGTGACGGGTTCGGCGTCACTGCCTTTATTTATGGTGGTGGTGCCACAACTGCAAGATGAGAGACAGTATCCCTTCGGCAATATTCAACGGCTACGGGTGAGTGAGATCTACTACCCAGACAGTTTTATCGACAGCTCGCAAGTGCTGTTTCCTGATGACATCGCGGTGTTGAAACTGGCTACAGCGATGAATATCGATGCGATTAATGATGTGATAGTGCGACCAAGCGATGAATCGTATCGAAGTGCCGACCAGCCATTTTTCACTGTCGGCCATGGTAATACCCAAACCAATGATGATAGTGAGACGCGCCTCTTAGCCGCTTCACTCAACTATGTTGCCAACGATCTTTGCGCTGCGACATTTTCTGCGGGTCGTTACCTTACCTCAAAGCAGATCTGTTTCGATGGCAACTATAGCAGCGTATCGCAGTTGAAAAACAGCACCTGTCATGGCGATTCTGGTGGCCCTGTTTACTGGAATAACAACGGTACGCTTGTCCAAGTGGGCCTGACCAGTTTTGGCCCGCAGATCTGTGGCGATCCGCAGTGGCCCGTCACGTCGGTATTTACTGAAATTCAAGACTACTCGACTTGGATCGACCGTGTGCTAAGTGGTAAAGAGACGGCCAAAATAGTGATCACAGAACAGATGCGTGTCGATTATCTCAACGGTGATTATGTGCCTGAGGGAGCGAATACCACCGCGGGATTAGACGCCGCATTGGCTTCACAGAGAAAAGGGGGGGCTTTGGGTGTTGGTTTGCTGGTTTGCTTACTTCTGTGCTGGTTGCGAAACGTCACGGCTTGGCGACGACGTTTCGCGCCATTTTCATTGTGA
- a CDS encoding XRE family transcriptional regulator — protein sequence MSEDFYDEYPSLTLAKESQEQNIEPLKLGQRIKEVRAKLGITLEEASQRTGLARSTLSKIENEQISPTFQAMQKLAHGLKIDMPQLFEPPRKKVATGRRDITMKGLGKPHPTQTYEHELLATQLSNKKMMPFKSVVHARSFDEYGDWVRHDGEEFLLILSGRYSSSQSFTKPVVLSEGDSVYYDANMGHMLVSVSDEDAHILWVTAK from the coding sequence ATGTCGGAAGATTTCTATGATGAGTACCCATCTCTGACACTGGCGAAAGAGTCACAAGAGCAAAATATCGAGCCGCTTAAACTCGGTCAGCGGATTAAAGAGGTGCGCGCCAAGTTGGGAATCACCCTTGAAGAGGCGAGTCAGCGCACGGGTTTAGCACGTTCAACTTTAAGCAAAATTGAGAACGAACAGATCTCGCCGACCTTTCAGGCGATGCAGAAATTGGCTCACGGCCTGAAGATTGACATGCCGCAACTCTTTGAGCCGCCAAGAAAAAAGGTGGCTACTGGCCGCCGGGATATCACCATGAAAGGGCTGGGTAAGCCACACCCAACCCAAACCTACGAGCATGAGTTATTAGCAACCCAACTTTCCAATAAGAAAATGATGCCATTCAAAAGCGTGGTTCATGCACGTAGTTTTGATGAATATGGGGATTGGGTTCGCCACGACGGGGAAGAGTTCCTGTTGATTCTTTCAGGGCGGTACAGTTCTTCTCAGAGTTTTACGAAACCTGTGGTGCTGAGCGAAGGAGACAGTGTCTATTACGATGCCAATATGGGGCACATGTTGGTGTCGGTTAGCGACGAAGATGCACACATTTTGTGGGTGACTGCCAAATAG
- a CDS encoding serine hydroxymethyltransferase, with product MNSTYQNHSLENFFSTNLSATDDAVFAGIQAEFTRQNDQIELIASENIVSKAVMQAQGTCLTNKYAEGYPGRRYYGGCEHVDTVEAIAIERAKKLFRCEYANVQPHSGAQANGAVKLALLQPGDTILGMSLDAGGHLTHGARPALSGKWFNAVQYGVDSQTLEINYDDVRALALEHQPKMIIAGGSAIPRTIDFAKFRTIADEVGALLMVDMAHIAGLVATGAHPSPLPHAHVVTTTTHKTLRGPRGGMILTNHEEISKKINSAVFPGLQGGPLMHVIAAKAVAFGEALGPEFNTYIDSVINNAKVLAEVLQTRGCDIVTGGTDTHLMLVDLRPKGLKGNKAEEALERAGITCNKNGIPFDTEKPMITSGIRLGTPAGTSRGFGAEEFKLIGHWIGDVLDGLIDNPEGNAEVEQRVRKEVKALCGRFPLYQ from the coding sequence ATGAACAGCACTTACCAAAACCACAGCTTGGAAAATTTTTTCTCCACTAACCTGTCAGCAACCGACGATGCGGTATTTGCTGGTATCCAAGCCGAATTCACCCGCCAAAACGATCAGATTGAGCTCATCGCTTCTGAGAACATTGTCTCGAAAGCGGTAATGCAAGCCCAAGGCACCTGCCTGACCAACAAATACGCAGAAGGTTATCCCGGTCGCCGCTATTACGGTGGTTGTGAACACGTTGATACCGTCGAAGCGATTGCTATTGAGCGCGCGAAAAAACTTTTTCGTTGTGAGTACGCAAACGTTCAACCCCACTCTGGCGCACAAGCCAACGGGGCTGTTAAGCTCGCTCTCCTTCAACCAGGTGACACCATTTTAGGTATGTCGCTTGACGCGGGTGGCCATCTTACCCACGGCGCTCGCCCTGCGCTTTCAGGCAAATGGTTCAACGCGGTGCAATACGGGGTGGATAGCCAAACACTCGAGATTAATTACGATGACGTTCGTGCTTTAGCGCTTGAGCATCAACCGAAGATGATCATCGCAGGCGGCAGTGCTATTCCACGCACCATCGATTTTGCCAAGTTCCGTACAATTGCCGATGAAGTTGGCGCGCTGCTAATGGTCGATATGGCGCACATTGCTGGCTTGGTCGCCACCGGCGCTCACCCTAGCCCACTACCGCATGCTCATGTAGTCACCACAACAACGCACAAAACTCTGCGCGGCCCTCGCGGCGGTATGATCTTGACCAATCACGAAGAGATCAGCAAAAAAATCAATTCTGCGGTTTTCCCCGGTTTGCAAGGCGGACCACTGATGCACGTTATTGCGGCTAAAGCGGTGGCGTTTGGTGAGGCGCTTGGCCCTGAGTTCAACACTTATATCGATTCGGTGATCAATAACGCAAAAGTTCTGGCCGAAGTGTTGCAAACTCGCGGCTGTGACATTGTGACTGGCGGAACAGACACGCACTTGATGCTGGTGGACCTGCGTCCGAAAGGACTAAAAGGTAACAAAGCAGAAGAAGCACTAGAGCGTGCAGGGATCACATGTAACAAAAATGGCATCCCATTCGACACGGAAAAACCTATGATTACATCGGGTATCCGTTTGGGTACGCCAGCAGGCACCAGCCGAGGCTTTGGCGCAGAAGAATTCAAACTCATTGGTCATTGGATTGGCGATGTACTGGATGGATTGATTGACAACCCTGAAGGCAACGCTGAAGTAGAGCAACGCGTGCGCAAAGAAGTGAAAGCACTGTGCGGCCGCTTCCCTCTTTACCAATAA
- the gcvH gene encoding glycine cleavage system protein GcvH, protein MDKTLKFTDSHEWVRDNGDGTVTIGISEHAQELLGDVVFVDLPELEAEFDAGDSFSLVESVKAASDIYAPVTGEIVEVNEELSDSPELINEEPYEGGWIAKIKMADPSELDNLKDAEEYLSSIEED, encoded by the coding sequence ATGGACAAAACACTGAAGTTTACAGATAGCCACGAGTGGGTACGTGACAACGGTGATGGTACTGTAACTATCGGTATCTCTGAGCACGCACAGGAGTTGCTGGGCGATGTGGTATTCGTCGACTTACCAGAGTTGGAAGCCGAATTCGATGCAGGCGATAGCTTCTCACTGGTTGAATCCGTGAAAGCCGCTTCTGACATTTATGCGCCAGTCACTGGTGAGATTGTTGAAGTCAACGAAGAGCTTTCTGACAGTCCAGAGCTAATCAACGAAGAACCTTATGAGGGTGGCTGGATTGCGAAGATCAAGATGGCTGACCCATCTGAACTGGATAATCTCAAAGATGCAGAAGAGTATCTAAGCTCTATCGAAGAAGATTAA
- a CDS encoding carbohydrate porin, with the protein MNTLVKLSLASVLVSAAINAQAGVSIENDMGAFSIGGDVEFDLNYTDKNATDKQEFSQTGRVLVQVAAEHTVSGDRYIKMQAQPLLKTSGDVELDDAWFAMGKKADWELKVGRFEAYDLFPVGQDTMLAYAGDEPYRANAARGRGDNGQVAFSKTFDSVYIEVGSLFKEASNADNNAVFLRPVVSFQATDSFRVAGGLEANVTADKKDTDNDFMGYGVTANYSADAVSVNLNYAFRDFDSQTKEQSTIGANLLVSGFGLGHVYSQDETNATKTKLNTTYASYEIANVWDVDALNIYLGTYYSKQSDSDNKDLGARVRFKYFF; encoded by the coding sequence ATGAACACTCTTGTAAAACTTTCGCTTGCCTCTGTACTTGTATCTGCTGCTATTAATGCCCAAGCGGGCGTTTCTATTGAAAACGATATGGGTGCATTCTCTATCGGTGGTGATGTGGAATTTGACCTTAACTACACCGACAAAAATGCAACAGATAAACAAGAATTCAGTCAAACTGGTCGTGTTTTGGTGCAAGTTGCCGCTGAGCACACGGTTTCTGGCGATCGCTACATCAAGATGCAAGCGCAGCCGCTGCTGAAAACTTCGGGCGACGTAGAATTAGATGACGCTTGGTTTGCGATGGGTAAAAAAGCCGATTGGGAACTAAAAGTAGGTCGTTTCGAAGCGTATGATCTTTTCCCTGTAGGCCAAGATACTATGCTAGCATATGCGGGTGATGAACCATACCGTGCCAATGCCGCGCGTGGTCGTGGTGACAACGGTCAAGTTGCCTTCTCAAAAACGTTCGATAGTGTGTACATCGAAGTGGGTTCTTTATTCAAAGAAGCGTCCAATGCAGACAACAACGCTGTGTTCCTACGTCCAGTTGTTTCGTTCCAAGCGACAGATTCTTTCCGCGTAGCGGGTGGTCTGGAAGCCAACGTGACGGCTGACAAGAAAGATACTGACAACGATTTCATGGGCTACGGCGTAACAGCGAACTACTCTGCTGACGCAGTTAGTGTAAACCTTAACTACGCGTTCCGTGATTTTGATAGCCAAACTAAAGAGCAATCAACCATTGGCGCCAACCTGTTGGTCAGCGGTTTTGGTCTAGGTCACGTTTATTCACAAGACGAAACCAATGCGACAAAAACGAAGCTAAACACCACTTACGCATCTTACGAAATCGCAAATGTATGGGATGTTGATGCACTAAACATCTACTTGGGTACTTACTACTCAAAACAAAGCGACAGCGATAATAAAGATCTAGGCGCTCGTGTTCGCTTCAAATACTTCTTCTAA
- a CDS encoding Ig-like domain-containing protein yields the protein MVTSALSLRTILEFGKPQAQALGFWDVTQCSIEPNPEEIKLSIVSPVSGQTVIQGKVVAFNTNIEGQSAAKVEFWAGSTKLATQAVSQSQTTYSFSWTPTAPGAVTLKVVVLDNNSQALEEKNVAVTVQEQGGSDFTAPVVHFTAPKNGTTFNEGETIAISVNATDIDDDLSQVVVQANNTQICTFSIANSQSFDCNWQPTTTGNVTLKAIATDAQDLTASAQVQIAVEKEMVEPPPAGELCEDFNVYPDWTRSDHAIGGDIMVHNNIAYSANWWTSSIPGSDSSWALHVKCDGTEPGAKPKLSLQNPMDPLRLELTGWPNTFVVASPSIEAPVTLTIDTINSAALTDSKALTQAFITFILQAEQADGASIVIRNDVLDLAVADAGESIGVVDVKNTLKNAVAFTGSHIDDDAINALSNDAKGWAQAHNLILSTLAPQATFGWSLSIGNFAYDVHSGRQSIWDKASVFTADMLDKFELYKTDSTNKADFVVFTKSGETNALTSEQWHNALEYVKQVSDFVLAPVMLANMPTDQTAGYFMGDSQGKPQIRKAAYSNIFAILFDQDTDELMSKIKRYQQHKVPLYYVGKTLEKGKLTRIEALNQELESAENVMNNEAFLYETPNSQWIPSTVYKWADFLDGLNAMHNIGVADNKFWLMDDGADDATNIVYAKVAIAAFLAQSMQETIRYNACDENNWSEIRWGAPTDYPMSASCGQLGQKYADYGVNPTSGLDHAYSCPRDNKMEVSALTHAQWYGAPAPVFAAPDSVLEERGLLVNGSVGRWTNQGHCNGGANETIDTSKQVWERDDCKVYVGQKAGSFVWDGSSQESVEGCGWWGRGVIQTTGRQNFGTLNHYLGRSHVDPETIGKTIDGVTVEAPPANPLYAELDFCSNPGLICSSEKSKEIKWIAGLFYWVTSVQAYSNEGGPYADWDYHNELKKYVEGGLKGSQFIDDVSGIVNRGCPNLTCSTGDVHNVKERRDNFMLVLRKLGLDPK from the coding sequence ATGGTGACCAGTGCTTTATCGCTAAGAACAATCCTGGAGTTTGGGAAACCCCAAGCTCAGGCTCTTGGTTTCTGGGATGTAACGCAGTGTTCAATCGAACCTAACCCTGAAGAAATCAAACTTTCGATCGTTTCACCCGTTTCAGGTCAGACAGTGATACAAGGAAAAGTGGTTGCGTTCAACACCAATATTGAAGGTCAATCTGCTGCCAAAGTTGAGTTTTGGGCGGGAAGCACTAAACTAGCGACACAAGCTGTAAGCCAAAGTCAAACTACATACTCCTTTAGTTGGACACCTACAGCACCAGGTGCAGTAACACTTAAAGTGGTAGTGCTAGATAACAATAGCCAAGCACTAGAGGAAAAAAACGTAGCGGTAACCGTACAAGAGCAAGGAGGTAGTGACTTCACTGCCCCTGTAGTACATTTCACAGCACCAAAAAATGGGACAACCTTCAATGAAGGTGAGACTATTGCGATTTCAGTAAATGCAACTGACATTGATGATGACCTTTCTCAAGTGGTCGTTCAGGCAAACAACACTCAAATTTGTACATTCAGCATAGCAAACTCTCAATCTTTTGATTGTAATTGGCAACCAACCACAACGGGGAATGTGACGCTAAAAGCGATTGCAACTGATGCTCAAGATCTTACTGCATCGGCACAGGTTCAAATTGCCGTCGAAAAAGAAATGGTAGAGCCGCCACCTGCGGGCGAATTATGTGAAGACTTCAACGTTTATCCTGATTGGACCCGTAGCGACCACGCAATAGGTGGAGACATCATGGTGCACAACAACATTGCTTACTCAGCGAACTGGTGGACAAGCTCAATTCCCGGCAGCGATAGTTCGTGGGCATTGCACGTTAAATGTGATGGCACAGAGCCAGGGGCGAAACCAAAATTGTCACTGCAAAACCCGATGGATCCACTACGTCTAGAACTCACTGGCTGGCCGAATACTTTTGTTGTAGCTAGCCCTTCCATTGAAGCACCGGTAACACTCACCATTGATACCATCAACAGTGCAGCACTGACTGATAGCAAAGCGTTAACTCAAGCGTTCATTACTTTCATTCTACAAGCAGAGCAAGCGGATGGTGCTTCTATTGTGATCCGCAACGATGTACTGGATCTAGCAGTAGCGGATGCAGGGGAGTCTATCGGTGTGGTCGATGTTAAAAATACTCTGAAAAACGCCGTCGCATTTACGGGTAGCCACATTGATGACGATGCTATCAATGCGCTAAGCAACGATGCGAAAGGTTGGGCGCAGGCACACAATTTGATTCTTTCAACCCTAGCACCACAAGCAACCTTTGGTTGGTCATTATCTATCGGTAATTTTGCTTACGACGTACACTCTGGCCGCCAGTCAATATGGGATAAAGCGTCAGTATTTACAGCAGATATGCTAGATAAATTCGAACTTTACAAAACAGATTCAACGAACAAAGCGGACTTTGTTGTTTTTACCAAATCTGGCGAAACAAACGCACTTACAAGCGAGCAATGGCACAACGCATTGGAGTATGTTAAGCAAGTTTCTGACTTCGTACTAGCGCCAGTAATGTTAGCAAATATGCCGACAGATCAAACAGCTGGTTACTTTATGGGTGATAGTCAAGGAAAGCCACAAATTCGAAAAGCCGCTTACAGTAATATCTTTGCAATTTTGTTTGACCAAGACACAGACGAACTAATGTCTAAAATTAAGCGTTATCAACAGCATAAAGTCCCGCTTTACTATGTAGGGAAAACGTTAGAGAAAGGTAAACTCACACGTATCGAAGCATTAAATCAAGAGTTGGAGAGCGCTGAAAATGTAATGAATAATGAAGCATTTCTATATGAAACGCCCAATTCTCAATGGATTCCATCAACAGTTTACAAGTGGGCTGACTTCCTTGATGGCTTAAATGCCATGCATAACATTGGCGTGGCCGATAACAAGTTCTGGCTCATGGATGATGGCGCTGACGATGCCACTAACATTGTGTATGCCAAAGTTGCAATTGCAGCGTTCCTTGCACAAAGTATGCAAGAGACGATTCGGTACAACGCGTGTGATGAGAACAACTGGTCTGAAATTCGCTGGGGGGCTCCGACTGACTACCCAATGTCAGCAAGTTGCGGTCAACTAGGTCAAAAATATGCTGACTACGGTGTTAACCCAACTTCTGGTTTAGACCATGCTTATTCTTGTCCTCGAGATAACAAAATGGAAGTGAGCGCATTAACTCACGCTCAATGGTATGGTGCTCCAGCGCCAGTATTTGCTGCTCCAGACTCAGTGCTTGAAGAGCGCGGTCTGTTGGTTAACGGCAGTGTAGGTCGTTGGACCAATCAAGGTCACTGTAACGGTGGCGCAAACGAGACTATCGATACTTCTAAGCAAGTTTGGGAACGTGACGATTGTAAAGTTTATGTGGGCCAAAAAGCAGGTAGCTTTGTTTGGGATGGAAGCAGCCAAGAAAGTGTCGAAGGTTGTGGCTGGTGGGGCCGAGGTGTCATTCAAACAACTGGTCGCCAAAACTTTGGTACGCTAAACCACTACCTAGGTCGTTCACACGTTGATCCGGAGACCATCGGTAAAACGATTGATGGCGTAACCGTTGAAGCGCCACCAGCGAATCCTCTATATGCTGAACTTGATTTCTGTTCTAACCCAGGACTTATCTGTAGCTCTGAAAAGAGCAAAGAGATCAAATGGATCGCTGGCTTATTCTATTGGGTAACCTCAGTACAAGCATACTCGAATGAAGGCGGCCCATACGCAGATTGGGACTACCATAACGAACTGAAGAAATACGTTGAGGGTGGCCTAAAAGGTTCTCAATTTATCGATGATGTGTCAGGTATCGTTAACCGTGGCTGTCCCAATTTGACCTGCTCTACTGGCGATGTGCACAACGTCAAGGAACGCCGTGACAACTTTATGCTAGTGCTAAGAAAACTAGGCCTAGATCCTAAGTAA
- a CDS encoding methyl-accepting chemotaxis protein, which produces MKKHHHIVDEEVKFGKEMELVSTTDTRGVITYANDAFCQVAGYERDEMIGKNHNMVRHPDMPKEAFKDLWEHLKQRTAWRGAVKNRCKDGRYYWVDAFVTPIYEHEQLVGYQSVRRQLDPKVRARAEMAYQALRQSKPVKSRLVMSNQLKLALVALCSVAITAGTILYSAYLSILFPVLFFTLFYHELVVYPNFNQQLQRQYDSVSRWIFCTNPSNQAEFHLLMDEGRNQTILGRVLDASRDLLTRVKTLEQISGRTSNSIRIQNEDLESIATAVEEMVATISEVARNSAMSSEQVHLAAQLCQRSNEKVIAAENQVSMLAKEVNASAQNTELMASKISAIDNVMSEIQGVAEQTNLLALNAAIEAARAGEQGRGFAVVADEVRVLSQRTQKAVEGIQSSMQEIFDALHLLKSTMQSGTDVAQSCIESTREARAEIESLNQAVEAIDDSAIHISTAAEQQSVVAKEISQSLTNIKTASNSNARDVDELAGQAQDVRGMADKMAALGLSFRV; this is translated from the coding sequence ATGAAAAAGCATCATCACATTGTTGACGAAGAGGTTAAGTTTGGAAAAGAGATGGAGTTAGTCTCGACGACAGACACAAGAGGGGTGATTACTTATGCCAATGACGCATTTTGTCAGGTCGCTGGTTACGAGCGTGACGAAATGATTGGCAAGAACCATAATATGGTGCGACACCCTGATATGCCCAAAGAGGCATTCAAAGATCTGTGGGAACATCTTAAGCAGCGTACGGCTTGGCGGGGGGCAGTTAAAAATCGTTGTAAAGATGGCCGCTATTACTGGGTCGACGCCTTTGTCACGCCTATTTATGAACATGAGCAATTAGTTGGTTATCAATCAGTAAGGCGTCAGCTCGATCCGAAAGTACGTGCGAGGGCAGAAATGGCCTATCAAGCACTGCGTCAAAGCAAACCCGTCAAATCCCGTTTGGTAATGAGTAATCAGCTCAAGCTTGCGCTTGTAGCACTCTGCTCTGTGGCGATCACAGCTGGCACTATTCTGTACAGCGCTTATCTCAGTATTTTGTTTCCTGTGCTTTTCTTCACCCTGTTTTACCACGAATTAGTGGTTTATCCGAACTTTAACCAACAACTTCAGCGTCAATACGACAGTGTGTCTCGTTGGATTTTCTGTACTAATCCGTCCAATCAAGCCGAGTTTCATTTACTGATGGATGAAGGACGCAATCAAACCATTCTCGGACGAGTCTTGGACGCCAGTCGGGATTTGCTCACTCGAGTCAAAACACTGGAGCAAATCTCCGGCAGGACAAGTAACAGCATTCGTATTCAGAATGAGGATCTCGAATCCATCGCGACCGCGGTTGAAGAGATGGTGGCGACCATTTCTGAAGTGGCGAGAAACAGTGCAATGTCATCGGAACAAGTGCATCTTGCTGCTCAACTTTGCCAGCGCTCAAATGAGAAAGTGATTGCCGCAGAAAATCAGGTTTCTATGTTAGCCAAAGAAGTGAATGCCTCGGCGCAAAACACCGAGCTGATGGCGAGCAAAATCTCTGCGATTGATAATGTGATGTCTGAAATCCAAGGCGTTGCGGAACAAACCAACTTGTTGGCGCTAAATGCTGCAATTGAAGCGGCGCGAGCTGGCGAGCAGGGAAGGGGTTTTGCGGTGGTGGCGGACGAAGTGCGAGTACTGAGTCAAAGAACCCAAAAAGCAGTCGAAGGAATACAAAGCTCAATGCAAGAGATCTTCGACGCGTTGCATCTTTTGAAGTCAACCATGCAAAGTGGCACTGACGTCGCGCAATCTTGCATTGAATCGACTCGGGAAGCGCGCGCTGAGATAGAATCGTTAAATCAAGCGGTCGAAGCAATCGATGATTCCGCCATCCATATTTCTACCGCCGCTGAGCAACAAAGCGTGGTGGCTAAAGAGATCAGCCAGAGTCTGACCAATATCAAAACCGCGTCAAACTCGAATGCGCGAGATGTGGATGAGTTGGCGGGTCAAGCGCAGGATGTGCGTGGAATGGCCGATAAGATGGCCGCCTTGGGTCTTTCATTTCGTGTTTAA